The proteins below are encoded in one region of Alistipes indistinctus YIT 12060:
- the aspS gene encoding aspartate--tRNA ligase — MYRTHTCGELRNTNLSQQVTLSGWVQKVRNLGAMTFIDIRDRYGITQLVVDEHSPAELKETADKLGREFVIQATGKVVERASKNTKIPTGEVEVVLDSLKVLNAAQTPPFTIEDNSDGGDDLRMRYRFLDLRRNPLKNAMILRHKIAQATRNYLDEKNFLEIETPYLIKSTPEGARDFVVPSRMNPGQFYALPQSPQTFKQLLMVSGYDRYFQIVRCFRDEDLRADRQPEFTQIDCEMSFVDRDDVLELFEGMAKYLFKNILGINMTEQFPRMTWADAMELYGSDKPDIRFGMTFNDITSLAQGKGFGVFDSAEYIGAICAEGCATYTRKQIDELTEFVKRPQIGAKGMVYVRCEADGSFKSSVDKFYSQSDLSAWAAKCGAKPGDLLLLLSGTRKQTLSALCELRLEMGSRLGLRDHAKFAPLWVVDFPLLEWDDETQRFYAMHHPFTSPKFEDLGLFDTDPGKVRANAYDFVVNGVEVGGGSIRIFDSELQHKMFEVLGFSDELAEEQFGFLMNAFKYGAPPHGGIAFGFDRLCALFGGADSIRDYIAFPKNNSGRDMMIDSPSEISDEQLKELAIAVKK, encoded by the coding sequence ATGTACAGAACCCACACCTGCGGCGAACTCCGCAACACGAACCTCTCACAACAAGTCACCCTCTCGGGTTGGGTGCAGAAAGTGCGCAACCTCGGCGCAATGACCTTCATCGACATCCGTGACCGCTACGGCATCACGCAATTGGTAGTCGACGAGCACTCGCCCGCCGAACTGAAAGAGACCGCCGACAAACTGGGCCGCGAGTTCGTGATCCAGGCGACCGGCAAAGTGGTGGAACGGGCTTCGAAGAATACGAAAATCCCCACCGGTGAAGTCGAAGTGGTTCTCGATTCGCTGAAAGTCCTGAACGCTGCGCAGACACCGCCCTTCACGATCGAAGACAACAGCGACGGCGGCGATGACCTGCGGATGCGCTACCGCTTCCTCGACCTGCGCCGCAACCCGCTCAAAAACGCAATGATCCTGCGCCATAAAATCGCACAGGCGACCCGCAACTACCTCGACGAAAAGAACTTCCTCGAGATCGAAACGCCCTACTTGATCAAATCGACTCCGGAAGGCGCCCGCGACTTCGTCGTGCCCTCACGCATGAATCCGGGGCAGTTCTACGCGCTGCCGCAATCGCCGCAAACGTTCAAGCAGCTGCTGATGGTCTCGGGCTACGACCGTTATTTCCAAATCGTGCGCTGCTTCCGCGACGAGGACCTGCGGGCCGACCGTCAGCCCGAATTCACACAGATCGACTGCGAGATGTCGTTCGTCGATCGCGACGACGTGCTGGAGCTGTTCGAAGGAATGGCCAAATACCTGTTCAAAAACATTCTCGGCATCAACATGACCGAACAGTTCCCGCGTATGACGTGGGCCGACGCAATGGAACTCTACGGTTCGGATAAGCCCGACATCCGCTTCGGAATGACATTCAACGATATCACCTCGCTGGCACAGGGTAAAGGTTTCGGCGTATTCGACTCGGCCGAATATATCGGCGCCATCTGTGCTGAAGGATGCGCCACATATACCCGCAAACAGATCGACGAACTGACCGAATTTGTAAAACGTCCGCAGATCGGTGCGAAAGGAATGGTTTACGTCCGTTGCGAAGCCGACGGGTCGTTCAAATCGAGCGTCGATAAATTCTACTCGCAAAGCGACCTGAGTGCCTGGGCTGCCAAATGCGGCGCCAAACCGGGCGACCTGTTGCTGCTCCTTTCCGGGACGCGCAAGCAGACCCTCAGCGCACTGTGCGAGCTTCGTCTCGAAATGGGTTCGCGCTTGGGGCTTCGCGACCATGCGAAATTTGCGCCGCTGTGGGTGGTCGATTTCCCCCTGCTGGAGTGGGACGATGAGACACAGCGTTTTTACGCCATGCACCATCCGTTCACCTCGCCGAAATTCGAGGACCTCGGCCTGTTCGACACCGATCCGGGCAAGGTACGGGCCAATGCTTACGACTTCGTAGTAAACGGAGTCGAAGTGGGAGGCGGTTCGATCCGTATTTTCGACTCGGAATTACAGCACAAGATGTTCGAAGTACTCGGCTTCAGCGACGAATTGGCCGAAGAACAGTTCGGATTCCTGATGAATGCGTTCAAATACGGCGCACCGCCCCACGGCGGCATCGCTTTCGGCTTCGACCGCCTTTGTGCATTGTTCGGCGGCGCCGATTCGATCCGCGATTACATCGCCTTCCCGAAGAACAATTCGGGCCGCGACATGATGATCGACTCCCCGTCGGAAATCTCGGACGAACAGCTCAAAGAGCTTGCGATCGCGGTAAAAAAATAG
- a CDS encoding NADPH-dependent FMN reductase: MKRIAILSASVRTGRLSHRVALYLENYFRQNALADTELLDLKAYDFPLFHERLAMQEHPSDKLIDFTNRFNDADGLIIVSPVYNASYPAALKNVIDLYYKEWKHKPVGIVSVTSGKVPGIATVQQLQVLLLKLGALVAPDLTTVINAGSEFNKQGEPRSAEQASALILPMLNDLLWLTDKN, encoded by the coding sequence ATGAAACGAATCGCCATCCTTTCCGCCAGCGTTCGCACCGGACGGCTCAGCCACCGGGTTGCGCTCTACCTGGAAAACTACTTCAGACAAAACGCACTCGCCGACACCGAGCTGCTCGACCTGAAAGCCTACGATTTCCCGCTTTTCCACGAACGACTGGCCATGCAGGAACACCCTTCGGACAAGCTGATCGACTTCACCAACCGTTTCAACGACGCCGACGGACTGATCATCGTCTCGCCGGTTTACAACGCAAGCTACCCCGCCGCGCTGAAAAACGTTATCGACCTCTACTACAAAGAGTGGAAGCACAAACCGGTCGGCATCGTATCGGTCACCTCGGGGAAAGTACCCGGCATTGCCACCGTACAACAACTGCAGGTACTGTTGCTCAAACTCGGTGCGCTGGTGGCTCCGGACCTTACGACCGTCATCAATGCCGGATCGGAATTCAACAAGCAGGGCGAACCCCGCTCGGCAGAACAGGCATCCGCCCTGATACTCCCGATGCTTAACGACTTGCTCTGGCTGACGGACAAGAACTAA
- a CDS encoding M20 metallopeptidase family protein, giving the protein MTRQQFEELKAEARELHGRTVTFRRAIHEHPELSFAEHETARYVSGQLAAEGISFRPIAGTGILAKIEGRGDLSRCVVLRADMDALPIREQTGLPFASRNEGVMHACGHDMHTACLLGALILLNRRRSEIDGTVFGLFQPGEEVDPGGASLVLAEDPFRDYRVQAVVGEHVGAEIPLGQLGFRPGKYMASGDEVRITVRGRGGHGALPHNLNDPVVAAAALITALQQVVSRNIDSRVPSVLSFGRVIADGATNIIPSEVRLEGTFRTMDEVWRAEGKRRIREISAGVTAAYGVEADVDIADGYPCVVNDPELTRRAQRIAAEMWGDERIIPLDLRMTAEDFGYYTERYPSLFFRLGTAGPDGTSGGGLHTGTFNPREEALDQGAATMAAFGIALLE; this is encoded by the coding sequence ATGACCCGTCAGCAGTTCGAAGAGTTGAAAGCCGAGGCCCGGGAGTTACACGGGAGAACCGTTACATTCCGCCGGGCGATCCATGAACATCCCGAATTATCGTTCGCCGAGCATGAAACGGCCCGTTACGTGTCCGGGCAGCTTGCCGCCGAAGGGATTTCATTTCGTCCGATTGCCGGAACGGGTATCCTGGCTAAGATCGAAGGACGGGGAGATTTGTCGCGGTGCGTGGTATTGCGGGCCGATATGGATGCGCTCCCGATCCGCGAGCAGACCGGATTGCCGTTCGCTTCGCGTAACGAAGGGGTGATGCATGCCTGCGGGCATGATATGCATACTGCCTGCCTGCTGGGAGCTTTGATCCTGCTCAACCGTCGCCGGAGTGAAATCGACGGGACCGTATTCGGCCTTTTTCAGCCGGGTGAAGAGGTGGATCCCGGCGGGGCGAGCCTTGTGCTGGCCGAAGACCCTTTCCGTGATTACCGGGTGCAGGCTGTGGTGGGCGAGCATGTGGGCGCCGAGATTCCGCTCGGACAGCTCGGGTTCCGTCCGGGCAAATACATGGCTTCCGGCGATGAAGTGCGCATTACGGTACGCGGCCGTGGCGGGCACGGTGCACTGCCGCACAACCTGAACGATCCGGTGGTGGCCGCCGCAGCGCTGATTACCGCTTTGCAACAGGTGGTCAGCCGCAATATCGACAGCCGGGTTCCTTCGGTGCTGTCGTTCGGGCGAGTGATTGCCGACGGGGCGACGAATATCATTCCGTCGGAAGTACGTCTCGAAGGGACGTTCCGGACGATGGACGAGGTATGGCGTGCAGAGGGCAAGCGGCGCATCCGCGAAATTTCGGCGGGAGTTACCGCCGCTTACGGGGTAGAGGCCGACGTGGATATTGCCGACGGTTATCCCTGCGTCGTGAATGATCCGGAGCTGACCCGCCGGGCGCAACGGATCGCAGCCGAAATGTGGGGCGACGAACGAATCATCCCGCTCGACCTGCGGATGACGGCCGAGGATTTCGGTTATTATACGGAGCGCTATCCGAGCCTCTTTTTCCGGCTCGGTACAGCCGGTCCCGACGGAACGTCGGGCGGAGGACTGCATACGGGAACATTCAATCCCAGGGAAGAAGCCCTCGACCAGGGGGCGGCGACCATGGCCGCGTTTGGTATAGCGTTGCTGGAGTAA
- a CDS encoding tyrosine-type recombinase/integrase codes for MKTGKNASFRNVVERHRSVTLFSFLDVQIAWLQTVGRDGTAQNYQRARNSFSLYRCGRDIPLRSVTSELICDYESWLKRRSVTRNTVSFYMRILRSVYNKAVERGLVSPSTPFKYVYTGIEKTRKRAVDEGTVVRLQQLDLSGRPSLCFARDLFLFSFYCRGMAFVDMAYLRKSDVHGGLLTYARRKTGQLLHIRVEECMQRIIAQYAPLACSGYLFPIIGSLDPGRAYLSYRSALSYYNKHLKELSALLGLECHLSSYVARHTWATVARKMQIPVTIISEGLGHRSEQTTQIYLASLEQSVIDNANRLILQGLYL; via the coding sequence ATGAAGACAGGTAAAAACGCAAGTTTCCGAAATGTTGTAGAAAGACACCGGTCCGTAACACTTTTTTCTTTTCTCGATGTCCAGATTGCGTGGTTGCAGACGGTGGGGCGTGACGGTACGGCCCAGAACTATCAGCGGGCCCGCAACAGTTTTTCCCTTTACCGTTGCGGACGGGATATTCCCCTGCGGTCGGTTACGTCCGAACTCATTTGCGATTACGAGTCGTGGCTTAAACGGCGTTCCGTCACCCGCAATACCGTTTCGTTCTATATGCGCATTTTGCGCTCGGTATATAACAAGGCGGTCGAGAGAGGACTTGTATCTCCGTCCACCCCGTTCAAGTATGTGTATACAGGTATCGAGAAGACCCGGAAACGGGCGGTCGATGAAGGGACCGTGGTGCGGTTACAGCAACTCGATCTCTCAGGCCGCCCATCGCTCTGTTTTGCACGTGATCTTTTCCTGTTCAGTTTTTATTGCCGGGGAATGGCCTTTGTCGATATGGCCTATCTGCGTAAATCCGATGTCCACGGCGGCCTATTGACCTATGCCCGCCGGAAAACCGGGCAATTGCTGCATATCCGGGTGGAGGAATGCATGCAGCGGATTATTGCGCAGTATGCGCCACTGGCCTGCTCGGGATACCTGTTCCCGATTATTGGCTCTTTGGATCCGGGCCGTGCGTATCTTAGTTATCGCAGTGCACTGAGTTACTACAACAAACACTTGAAAGAGCTTTCCGCCCTGCTCGGCCTCGAATGCCATCTGTCTTCTTATGTCGCCCGCCATACCTGGGCGACCGTTGCCCGTAAGATGCAGATTCCCGTTACGATCATCAGCGAAGGGCTGGGTCACCGGTCGGAGCAGACCACCCAAATTTATCTGGCTTCACTGGAACAGAGCGTGATCGATAATGCGAACCGTCTGATTTTACAGGGATTGTATTTGTAG
- a CDS encoding alpha/beta hydrolase: MIYFHGGSFTFGNREQGLEQVLKEKLLANNIAIVSADYRLAPETKLGEIMQESGIQYLTGSFYFYKSNSTGRSYAVTAQRNAAAHLQQRLFLLPGTTIYKYNPCKIRRFALSITLCSSEAR; encoded by the coding sequence TTGATCTATTTTCACGGAGGGTCGTTTACATTCGGGAACCGCGAACAAGGATTGGAGCAGGTTCTTAAAGAAAAATTACTGGCGAATAACATAGCGATCGTATCGGCCGATTACCGACTGGCACCGGAAACCAAACTCGGAGAGATCATGCAAGAAAGCGGAATTCAATATCTGACCGGATCGTTTTATTTCTACAAAAGCAATTCAACCGGTAGATCATACGCGGTCACTGCCCAGAGGAACGCTGCTGCACATTTGCAGCAGCGTTTATTTTTGCTTCCCGGGACAACGATCTACAAATACAATCCCTGTAAAATCAGACGGTTCGCATTATCGATCACGCTCTGTTCCAGTGAAGCCAGATAA
- the arsM gene encoding arsenite methyltransferase yields the protein MRYEDDKKKLVKQRYNELALVKNAESMKKCCCNPAVPSPKVFTIMSEDYSKLNGYEPDADLGVGCGLPTQYAGIKPGDTVVDLGAGAGNDCFIAREEVGTTGRVIGVDFAPNMLLKARENAQRRGFTNVEFLEGDIENMPLPDAMADVIVSNCVLNLLPRKDRIFKEIYRVLKPGARFCISDVVLDGLFPQEFTDNAAMYAGCIASAIQREDYLREIARAGLVDIAVVRTKTIAIPNDVLNEHLDKTTIQKYKKGNVGIYSITVTGKRP from the coding sequence ATGAGGTACGAAGATGACAAAAAGAAGTTGGTAAAGCAGCGCTATAATGAGCTCGCTTTAGTTAAGAATGCGGAGTCGATGAAGAAATGTTGTTGTAATCCTGCAGTCCCGTCGCCAAAAGTCTTTACGATTATGAGCGAGGATTACAGTAAACTTAATGGTTACGAGCCGGATGCGGATTTGGGAGTGGGGTGCGGCCTGCCTACTCAATATGCCGGAATCAAGCCCGGCGACACAGTCGTCGATCTTGGGGCCGGTGCCGGCAACGACTGTTTTATTGCACGCGAAGAGGTTGGAACAACGGGCAGAGTTATCGGGGTGGATTTTGCGCCGAACATGTTGCTTAAAGCAAGGGAAAATGCGCAACGACGAGGTTTTACGAATGTGGAATTTTTAGAAGGCGACATTGAAAATATGCCGTTACCCGATGCGATGGCCGATGTGATCGTGAGCAATTGTGTGCTCAATTTATTGCCGCGCAAGGATCGGATTTTTAAAGAGATATATCGGGTTTTGAAGCCGGGTGCCCGTTTCTGTATCTCGGATGTTGTTTTGGATGGGCTGTTCCCTCAGGAATTTACAGACAATGCTGCGATGTATGCGGGATGCATTGCGAGTGCTATTCAACGGGAGGATTATCTCCGCGAAATAGCGCGGGCCGGATTGGTCGATATTGCGGTTGTGCGAACCAAGACGATTGCGATTCCGAACGACGTGCTGAATGAACATCTGGATAAAACGACCATTCAAAAATATAAAAAGGGCAATGTGGGAATTTATTCCATTACCGTGACGGGAAAGCGTCCGTAA
- a CDS encoding ArsR/SmtB family transcription factor — protein MTKKAITDKQKQTARYAKALGHPVRVAILQMLSKQACCYHGDMSEILPVAKSTLSQHLNELKDAGLIQGEVTPPMVKYCINKDNWAKARQCLNDLFE, from the coding sequence ATGACAAAAAAAGCGATTACGGACAAACAGAAACAGACGGCCAGGTATGCCAAAGCATTGGGACATCCCGTACGTGTCGCCATTTTGCAAATGCTTTCCAAACAAGCGTGTTGTTATCATGGTGATATGTCGGAAATTTTACCTGTTGCTAAAAGTACTTTGTCCCAGCATCTTAATGAACTGAAAGATGCCGGACTTATTCAAGGCGAAGTTACTCCGCCGATGGTTAAATATTGTATTAACAAGGATAATTGGGCTAAGGCCCGACAATGCCTTAATGATTTATTTGAATAA
- a CDS encoding alpha/beta hydrolase: MTDKLTKQLFLLLAAGLPLASHASPPETGPQPIPLYGENTPAESNGMSREGVTLTADILTGAADADYFLLKPDPDKTSGMAVVICPGGGYGCTCYGYEGLGPAEWLREQGILAVVLRYRVPNGHGSIPLADAEQALRTVRSHAAEWGVNPSRIGVMGFSAGGHLAATASTLLTDPDTRPDFTILFYPVITMDPQWTHGGSRKNLLGANPSESATERYSAEKQVTDATPPAFIAVSNEDRAVSPVNSVLYYEALHKHRIPAELHIFPEGPHGFGLKTDFPYHDEMVASLARWLREINAGKFSAVR; encoded by the coding sequence ATGACCGACAAACTGACAAAACAGCTGTTCTTACTATTGGCGGCGGGATTGCCGCTTGCATCCCACGCTTCCCCGCCCGAAACCGGGCCACAGCCGATACCTCTTTACGGCGAAAATACACCGGCGGAGAGCAATGGAATGTCCCGCGAGGGCGTGACCCTGACCGCAGACATTCTGACCGGAGCCGCCGATGCCGACTACTTCCTGCTGAAACCCGATCCGGATAAAACCAGCGGCATGGCTGTCGTGATTTGCCCGGGCGGCGGATACGGTTGCACATGCTACGGTTACGAAGGGCTCGGCCCGGCCGAGTGGCTTCGCGAACAAGGTATTTTGGCGGTAGTGCTGCGCTACCGCGTACCGAACGGCCACGGCTCGATTCCTCTGGCCGATGCGGAACAGGCCCTGCGGACGGTGCGCAGTCATGCTGCCGAATGGGGCGTCAATCCGTCACGCATCGGCGTCATGGGCTTTTCGGCAGGGGGACACCTCGCCGCAACCGCATCGACACTGCTCACCGATCCCGATACGCGACCCGATTTTACAATCCTGTTCTACCCGGTCATCACGATGGATCCCCAATGGACACACGGAGGTTCCCGAAAAAACCTGCTCGGAGCGAATCCCTCCGAATCGGCAACAGAACGGTACAGCGCGGAAAAGCAGGTAACGGACGCAACGCCGCCGGCCTTTATCGCAGTGAGCAACGAGGACAGAGCGGTCTCGCCGGTAAACAGCGTTCTCTACTACGAAGCATTGCACAAACACCGTATACCTGCCGAATTGCACATATTTCCGGAAGGCCCGCACGGTTTCGGGTTGAAAACGGATTTTCCCTACCACGACGAAATGGTTGCGTCGCTGGCCCGTTGGCTGCGCGAAATCAATGCCGGAAAATTTAGCGCCGTACGCTGA
- a CDS encoding nucleoside deaminase, protein MNEIQNKDDFFMRQALAEARRAFDLGEVPIGAVVVWGDRIVGRGHNLVETLNDPTAHAEMQAITAATASVGGKYLSECRLYVTVEPCVMCAGACYWSQVGSVIYGAADPKRGVSTVSQAVFHPKTTVRGGILEAECGELVSSFFRKLRK, encoded by the coding sequence ATGAACGAAATACAAAACAAAGACGATTTTTTCATGCGCCAGGCGCTTGCCGAGGCACGCAGGGCGTTCGATTTGGGAGAGGTTCCGATCGGAGCCGTGGTGGTTTGGGGCGATCGGATAGTCGGTCGCGGACACAACCTGGTCGAAACGCTGAACGATCCTACGGCGCATGCCGAGATGCAGGCGATTACGGCGGCCACCGCTTCGGTCGGGGGCAAATACCTGTCCGAGTGCCGTCTGTATGTAACGGTTGAACCGTGCGTTATGTGTGCCGGCGCGTGCTATTGGTCGCAGGTCGGTAGCGTGATTTACGGGGCCGCCGATCCCAAACGCGGCGTTTCGACGGTCTCTCAGGCCGTGTTCCACCCGAAAACAACGGTACGGGGAGGGATACTCGAAGCCGAATGCGGGGAGTTGGTCAGCAGCTTTTTTCGAAAATTGAGGAAATAA
- a CDS encoding cation diffusion facilitator family transporter: protein MAHGHAHTHEHGHAHGHALPAPEQVNKAFIIGIALNLIFVLVEAAAGFWYDSLALLSDAGHNLSDVISLVLALLAFRMAKVKPNSRYTYGYKKSTVLVSLLNAIILLVAVGIILAESIEKLRNPQPIAGGVIAWVAGVGILINAFTAFLFLKDKERDLNIKGAYLHLMADALVSVGVVISGVIISYTHWYIIDPIIGIAIAIVILVSTWNLLRDSLRLSLDGVPAGISAEKIRKLLLQVDGVREIHHLHIWALSTTQNALTAHVVVASLEDGEAVKNRIKEILSEEHIPHATLELETVAECCTDRTD, encoded by the coding sequence ATGGCACACGGACATGCACACACACACGAGCACGGACATGCGCACGGACACGCTCTTCCCGCGCCCGAACAGGTAAACAAAGCCTTTATCATCGGCATCGCGCTCAATCTCATTTTCGTACTGGTCGAAGCGGCCGCAGGCTTTTGGTACGACTCGCTCGCGCTGCTTTCCGACGCCGGACACAACCTCAGCGACGTCATCAGCCTGGTACTGGCTCTGCTCGCTTTCCGGATGGCCAAGGTGAAACCCAACAGCCGCTACACTTATGGCTACAAGAAAAGCACGGTACTCGTTTCGCTGCTCAATGCCATCATCCTGCTCGTAGCGGTAGGGATCATCCTGGCCGAAAGCATCGAGAAGCTGCGCAATCCGCAGCCGATCGCCGGCGGGGTAATCGCCTGGGTCGCGGGCGTGGGGATCCTGATCAACGCGTTCACCGCCTTCCTGTTCCTCAAGGATAAAGAGCGTGACCTGAACATCAAGGGCGCTTACCTTCACCTGATGGCCGACGCCCTGGTATCGGTCGGCGTCGTGATTTCGGGAGTGATCATCAGCTACACGCACTGGTACATCATCGATCCGATCATCGGCATTGCGATTGCCATCGTCATCCTCGTATCGACCTGGAACCTGCTGCGCGACAGCCTGCGCTTGTCACTGGACGGGGTCCCCGCAGGCATCTCCGCGGAAAAGATACGCAAACTCCTATTGCAGGTAGACGGGGTACGGGAAATACACCACCTCCATATCTGGGCGCTCAGTACGACCCAGAACGCCCTCACCGCCCATGTGGTCGTCGCGTCGCTGGAGGACGGAGAAGCGGTAAAAAACCGAATCAAAGAGATTTTGTCCGAAGAACATATCCCGCATGCCACGCTGGAACTGGAAACGGTCGCCGAATGCTGTACCGACCGCACCGATTGA